Proteins encoded by one window of Polyodon spathula isolate WHYD16114869_AA chromosome 16, ASM1765450v1, whole genome shotgun sequence:
- the LOC121328853 gene encoding RNA-binding protein 5-like isoform X1 has translation MWGGPRFGPRGTPFRGNLQGPRFAPHWREETHDGPAGPFPKFGGRAVIHPSMNPQMGFRPMDRPPLDIRGRDGHPPGMRGRDLEPIGIRGRDVHFRDFRARDTLPMDNRGRFDLPVEMRERDAIQNIRGRGGHDLDIRGRDGDAVGLRGFGDPLIVLGKRERLPMDIRGRDGLLVDTRRRLPLDILGCERRSMNIREREESNMDLRERFRHPMGDEDIDGLSMDMEVRDGASMAFGRRGMPPVPIRGRYGSDMDFRSRSRPSVDLRGGDESLVHFMGSDGVPPDVKGRDVLSSDFGGWKGPSPKFRGGDGSNKRDFRERGEPPFRSREEPRQENWRSAGFGGSDGFPVDMHQKGVGALESKERERLPLARESLDFRVRERIPGDFQESSEFRGRESNPVKDSFGFQSQEREPLDSQDWKRNSSLDPLSFGGREATLHRSRTGVDLLGRPGDQNEDASFKDVHLHNKDTDSLLGRNNSALDELESKAPLIAFPESEKPSAGPQEEKAPELTVDFQGKKDSDYKDQDYRDSDYRVTSGQTFDYGHGNLSLEEPQKKTEQPPAPSSSDFSFQDQDYRSGSIKEKVSSIISVKGICKNATSEEILSAFTYTNGVRPQGMKIKDIVPGYSYDTAFVEFLNLEDAVRFMESNQRTLKIGGRAVSMQYSQPDWNSKDGDPQDSQPTPASAPTWTSTQLDPVFQESKTMIIKHLWPSTTVEHVLKALDPFAYLDERNVRLMKRKPGVGTKCLCFVDMDSHQEVTRLVEILRNLSVPFMINGSRVHVEIARPLKNHSFKKDFEKATVPSNLGHNDPNKQGQQPHPLAQEIWTSTTVQEDSTMLETQVPSEALYVGQPVSYTGTPAPEHLSSEAVDAHLPIPADPNICDTTTTVAQDSALLADDAATYPCTVPDVSTYLYDSTSGFYYDPQTTLYYDTSSRYYYNAQTQQYLYWDNARRNYFPVPNYTAEDQPPASSSVVTTVPSAEQKEEETTAKPDKKEKEKDDKPRGLTAHKIAKDMERWAKIQNRQKESIRVASPVLQLRGSSEEKKTSKAADAAFAIFEKKGLAGEDLFKKPFAPTKKEKDEVGTKQQVGSLGVLVAEYGGDSDEEEDKQEEPREERSQPVGVDKLTDWKKMACLLCRRQFPNKDALIRHQKLSELHKQNMEIHQKIKRSERELEALERQEREVNVSMSSKGGPNTPESKRRKYQSSVPKHPEAVEKRSRMGFKEEQDMLEPVEKKKKGSGRGTPGELQMTARSYREAVRKAMFARYKELE, from the exons ATGTGGGGTGGCCCTCGGTTTGGCCCAAGAGGCACTCCTTTTCG TGGAAACCTCCAAGGTCCAAGATTTGCTCCTCACTGGAGGGAAGAGACACATGATGGTCCAGCGGGTCCTTTTCCGAAGTTTGGAGGAAGAGCTGTAATACATCCAAGCATGAATCCTCAAATGGGCTTCAGACCAATGGACAGGCCACCTTTGGACATCAGAGGCAGAGATGGTCACCCACCTGGCATGAGGGGCAGAGATTTGGAACCTATAGGCATTAGAGGAAGAGATGTTCACTTTAGGGACTTTCGGGCAAGAGATACTCTGCCGATGGATAACAGGGGAAGGTTTGATTTGCCTGTGGAAATGAGAGAAAGAGATGCAATTCAAAATATTAGGGGGCGAGGTGGCCATGATTTAGATATTAGAGGAAGAGATGGAGATGCTGTGGGTTTAAGAGGATTTGGTGACCCTCTTATAGTTTTAGGGAAAAGAGAAAGACTTCCCATGGATATTAGAGGAAGAGATGGACTCCTTGTAGATACAAGGAGAAGGCTTCCATTGGACATTTTGGGATGTGAAAGACGTTCAATGAACATAAGGGAAAGAGAGGAGAGTAACATGGACTTAAGGGAAAGATTTAGGCACCCCATGGGGGATGAGGATATAGATGGCTTAAGTATGGATATGGAAGTGAGAGATGGGGCTTCTATGGCTTTTGGCAGGAGAGGCATGCCTCCAGTACCTATCAGAGGGAGGTATGGATCTGACATGGACTTCAGAAGCAGATCTAGACCTTCAGTTGATTTGAGAGGTGGTGATGAATCACTTGTGCATTTCATGGGAAGTGATGGAGTCCCACCAGATGTTAAAGGAAGGGATGTTTTGTCTTCTGATTTTGGGGGGTGGAAAGGACCTTCTCCTAAGTTCAGAGGTGGCGACGGAAGTAATAAACGTGActtcagagaaagaggagaacCACCTTTCAGAAGCAGAGAAGAGCCACGACAGGAAAACTGGCGCTCAGCAGGTTTTGGAGGGAGTGATGGTTTTCCAGTAGACATGCACCAGAAGGGCGTTGGTGCTTTGGAATCAAAAGAACGAGAGAGACTTCCCCTAGCCAGAGAAAGCTTGGACTTCCGAGTAAGGGAGAGGATTCCTGGCGATTTCCAAGAAAGCTCTGAATTCAGAGGGAGGGAGAGTAATCCTGTTAAAGATTCCTTTGGTTTCCAGTCACAGGAAAGAGAGCCACTTGATTCCCAAGACTGGAAGAGAAACTCCTCCTTGGATCCATTGAGCTTTGGAGGCAGAGAAGCAACACTACACCGGTCTAGGACTGGAGTGGACCTACTAGGTAGGCCAGGAGACCAAAATGAGGATGCATCATTCAAGGATGTCCATTTGCATAACAAGGACACTGATTCTCTCCTAGGGAGAAACAATTCGGCCCTTGACGAACTTGAAAGCAAGGCACCCCTCATTGCCTTCCCAGAGTCTGAGAAACCTTCAGCAGGACCCCAAGAAGAGAAAGCGCCAGAGCTGACCGTGGACTTTCAAGGAAAAAAAGATAGTGACTACAAGGACCAAGACTACAGAGATAGTGATTACCGGGTCACTTCCGGTCAGACCTTTGACTACGGCCATGGGAATCTGTCATTGGAGGAGCcgcaaaaaaaaacagaacaacctCCAGCCCCAAGTTCAAGTGACTTCAGCTTTCAA GACCAGGATTACAGAAGTGGCTCAATTAAAGAGAAGGTCTCCAGCATTATTTCTGTCAAAGGGATTTGTAAAAATGCCACATCGGAagag ATTCTTTCTGCATTCACTTACACCAATGGAGTTCGACCACAAGGAATGAAAATAAAGGACATTGTGCCAG GTTACAGCTACGATACCGCCTTTGTGGAGTTTTTAAACCTGGAGGATGCAGTCCGCTTCATGGAGTCCAACCAG AGAACCCTGAAGATTGGTGGAAGGGCAGTGTCAATGCAGTACTCTCAGCCAGACTGGAACAGCAAAGAT GGTGATCCTCAGGATTCTCAGCCCACCCCAGCATCTGCTCCTACATGGACATCTACCCAATTAGATCCTGTCTTTCAGGAGAGCAAAA CCATGATCATTAAACACCTGTGGCCCTCCACCACAGTGGAGCATGTTCTGAAGGCGCTGGATCCTTTTGCCTACCTTGATGAACGGAATGTCCGTTTAATGAAACGCAAACCAGGCGTGGGGACCAAATGTTTGTGCTTTGTAGACATGGACTCGCATCAG GAGGTGACCCGTCTTGTGGAAATCCTGCGGAACCTCTCGGTGCCTTTCATGATCAATGGCTCTCGGGTCCACGTGGAGATAGCCAGACCTTTGAAAAACCACAG TTTTAAGAAAGATTTTGAAAAAGCTACTGTGCCATCCAACTTGGGACACAATGATCCCAATAAGCAG GGTCAGCAGCCCCATCCCCTTGCCCAAGAGATATGGACCTCTACCACAGTGCAAG aaGACTCCACCATGCTTGAGACTCAGGTGCCGTCTGAGGCATTGTATGTTGGACAG CCTGTGAGCTACACCGGGACCCCAGCTCCTGAGCATCTGTCTTCAGAAGCAGTAGACGCCCACCTGCCCATACCAGCAGATCCTAACATCTGTGATACAACCACGACTGTAGCTCAGGACTCGGCTCTGCTGGCAGACGATGCTGCTACCTACCCCTGCA CTGTCCCAGATGTGTCTACATACCTGTATGACTCAACATCTGGTTTCTATTATGACCCCCAGACGACCCTTTACTATGACACCAGCTCCAGG TATTACTACAACGCACAGACACAGCAGTACCTTTACTGGGACAATGCTCGAAGGAACTACTTTCCAGTACCAAACTATACAGCCGAGGATCAGCCGCCTGCCTCCTCCAGCGTCGTCACAACAGTGCCGTCTGCTGAACAGAAAGAGGAAGAAACGACAGCTAAACCCgacaaaaaagagaaagaaaaagacgACAAGCCAAGGGGCCTCACCGCTCATAAG ATTGCAAAGGACATGGAGCGCTGGGCTAAGATCCAGAACCGACAGAAAGAGAGCATTCGTGTGGCCTCCCCGGTCCTGCAACTACGTGGGAGCAGCGAGGAAAAGAAAACCTCCAAGGCAGCTGACGCAGCCTTTGCCATCTTCGAGAAGAAG GGCTTAGCAGGGGAAGATCTTTTTAAGAAGCCCTTTGCCCCAACAAAAAAGGAGAAGGATGAAGTTGGCACAAAG CAGCAAGTAGGCTCCCTGGGGGTGCTGGTTGCAGAGTATGGAGGGGATAGCGATGAGGAAGAGGACAAGCAAGAGGAACCCAGGGAAGAGAGGAGCCAGCCTGTGGGAGTGGACAAGCTGACAGACTGGAAGAAGATGGCCTGCCTACTGTGCCGGAGGCAGTTCCCCAACAAGGATGCTCTCATCAGGCACCAGAAGCTCTCCGAGCTCCATAAG caaaaCATGGAGATCCACCAGAAGATTAAAAGATCGGAGAGGGAACTGGAGGCTCTCGAGAGGCAAGAAAGGGAGGTGAATGTGAGT ATGAGCAGCAAAGGTGGGCCCAATACCCCTGAATCCAAACGGAGAAAGTATCAGAGTTCTGTGCCAAA GCATCCTGAGGCGGTAGAAAAGAGAAGCCGCATGGGCTTTAAAGAAGAACAGGACATGTTGGAGCCTGTTGAG AAAAAGAAGAAAGGGTCAGGCCGGGGAACTCCTGGTGAGCTGCAAATGACGGCCAGATCATACCGGGAAGCTGTGAGGAAAGCCATGTTCGCCCGCTACAAGGAACTGGAGTGA
- the LOC121328853 gene encoding RNA-binding protein 5-like isoform X3, which translates to MWGGPRFGPRGTPFRGNLQGPRFAPHWREETHDGPAGPFPKFGGRAVIHPSMNPQMGFRPMDRPPLDIRGRDGHPPGMRGRDLEPIGIRGRDVHFRDFRARDTLPMDNRGRFDLPVEMRERDAIQNIRGRGGHDLDIRGRDGDAVGLRGFGDPLIVLGKRERLPMDIRGRDGLLVDTRRRLPLDILGCERRSMNIREREESNMDLRERFRHPMGDEDIDGLSMDMEVRDGASMAFGRRGMPPVPIRGRYGSDMDFRSRSRPSVDLRGGDESLVHFMGSDGVPPDVKGRDVLSSDFGGWKGPSPKFRGGDGSNKRDFRERGEPPFRSREEPRQENWRSAGFGGSDGFPVDMHQKGVGALESKERERLPLARESLDFRVRERIPGDFQESSEFRGRESNPVKDSFGFQSQEREPLDSQDWKRNSSLDPLSFGGREATLHRSRTGVDLLGRPGDQNEDASFKDVHLHNKDTDSLLGRNNSALDELESKAPLIAFPESEKPSAGPQEEKAPELTVDFQGKKDSDYKDQDYRDSDYRVTSGQTFDYGHGNLSLEEPQKKTEQPPAPSSSDFSFQDQDYRSGSIKEKVSSIISVKGICKNATSEEILSAFTYTNGVRPQGMKIKDIVPGYSYDTAFVEFLNLEDAVRFMESNQRTLKIGGRAVSMQYSQPDWNSKDGDPQDSQPTPASAPTWTSTQLDPVFQESKTMIIKHLWPSTTVEHVLKALDPFAYLDERNVRLMKRKPGVGTKCLCFVDMDSHQEVTRLVEILRNLSVPFMINGSRVHVEIARPLKNHSFKKDFEKATVPSNLGHNDPNKQGQQPHPLAQEIWTSTTVQEDSTMLETQVPSEALYVGQPVSYTGTPAPEHLSSEAVDAHLPIPADPNICDTTTTVAQDSALLADDAATYPCTVPDVSTYLYDSTSGFYYDPQTTLYYDTSSRYYYNAQTQQYLYWDNARRNYFPVPNYTAEDQPPASSSVVTTVPSAEQKEEETTAKPDKKEKEKDDKPRGLTAHKIAKDMERWAKIQNRQKESIRVASPVLQLRGSSEEKKTSKAADAAFAIFEKKGLAGEDLFKKPFAPTKKEKDEVGTKQQVGSLGVLVAEYGGDSDEEEDKQEEPREERSQPVGVDKLTDWKKMACLLCRRQFPNKDALIRHQKLSELHKQNMEIHQKIKRSERELEALERQEREMSSKGGPNTPESKRRKYQSSVPKHPEAVEKRSRMGFKEEQDMLEPVEKKKKGSGRGTPGELQMTARSYREAVRKAMFARYKELE; encoded by the exons ATGTGGGGTGGCCCTCGGTTTGGCCCAAGAGGCACTCCTTTTCG TGGAAACCTCCAAGGTCCAAGATTTGCTCCTCACTGGAGGGAAGAGACACATGATGGTCCAGCGGGTCCTTTTCCGAAGTTTGGAGGAAGAGCTGTAATACATCCAAGCATGAATCCTCAAATGGGCTTCAGACCAATGGACAGGCCACCTTTGGACATCAGAGGCAGAGATGGTCACCCACCTGGCATGAGGGGCAGAGATTTGGAACCTATAGGCATTAGAGGAAGAGATGTTCACTTTAGGGACTTTCGGGCAAGAGATACTCTGCCGATGGATAACAGGGGAAGGTTTGATTTGCCTGTGGAAATGAGAGAAAGAGATGCAATTCAAAATATTAGGGGGCGAGGTGGCCATGATTTAGATATTAGAGGAAGAGATGGAGATGCTGTGGGTTTAAGAGGATTTGGTGACCCTCTTATAGTTTTAGGGAAAAGAGAAAGACTTCCCATGGATATTAGAGGAAGAGATGGACTCCTTGTAGATACAAGGAGAAGGCTTCCATTGGACATTTTGGGATGTGAAAGACGTTCAATGAACATAAGGGAAAGAGAGGAGAGTAACATGGACTTAAGGGAAAGATTTAGGCACCCCATGGGGGATGAGGATATAGATGGCTTAAGTATGGATATGGAAGTGAGAGATGGGGCTTCTATGGCTTTTGGCAGGAGAGGCATGCCTCCAGTACCTATCAGAGGGAGGTATGGATCTGACATGGACTTCAGAAGCAGATCTAGACCTTCAGTTGATTTGAGAGGTGGTGATGAATCACTTGTGCATTTCATGGGAAGTGATGGAGTCCCACCAGATGTTAAAGGAAGGGATGTTTTGTCTTCTGATTTTGGGGGGTGGAAAGGACCTTCTCCTAAGTTCAGAGGTGGCGACGGAAGTAATAAACGTGActtcagagaaagaggagaacCACCTTTCAGAAGCAGAGAAGAGCCACGACAGGAAAACTGGCGCTCAGCAGGTTTTGGAGGGAGTGATGGTTTTCCAGTAGACATGCACCAGAAGGGCGTTGGTGCTTTGGAATCAAAAGAACGAGAGAGACTTCCCCTAGCCAGAGAAAGCTTGGACTTCCGAGTAAGGGAGAGGATTCCTGGCGATTTCCAAGAAAGCTCTGAATTCAGAGGGAGGGAGAGTAATCCTGTTAAAGATTCCTTTGGTTTCCAGTCACAGGAAAGAGAGCCACTTGATTCCCAAGACTGGAAGAGAAACTCCTCCTTGGATCCATTGAGCTTTGGAGGCAGAGAAGCAACACTACACCGGTCTAGGACTGGAGTGGACCTACTAGGTAGGCCAGGAGACCAAAATGAGGATGCATCATTCAAGGATGTCCATTTGCATAACAAGGACACTGATTCTCTCCTAGGGAGAAACAATTCGGCCCTTGACGAACTTGAAAGCAAGGCACCCCTCATTGCCTTCCCAGAGTCTGAGAAACCTTCAGCAGGACCCCAAGAAGAGAAAGCGCCAGAGCTGACCGTGGACTTTCAAGGAAAAAAAGATAGTGACTACAAGGACCAAGACTACAGAGATAGTGATTACCGGGTCACTTCCGGTCAGACCTTTGACTACGGCCATGGGAATCTGTCATTGGAGGAGCcgcaaaaaaaaacagaacaacctCCAGCCCCAAGTTCAAGTGACTTCAGCTTTCAA GACCAGGATTACAGAAGTGGCTCAATTAAAGAGAAGGTCTCCAGCATTATTTCTGTCAAAGGGATTTGTAAAAATGCCACATCGGAagag ATTCTTTCTGCATTCACTTACACCAATGGAGTTCGACCACAAGGAATGAAAATAAAGGACATTGTGCCAG GTTACAGCTACGATACCGCCTTTGTGGAGTTTTTAAACCTGGAGGATGCAGTCCGCTTCATGGAGTCCAACCAG AGAACCCTGAAGATTGGTGGAAGGGCAGTGTCAATGCAGTACTCTCAGCCAGACTGGAACAGCAAAGAT GGTGATCCTCAGGATTCTCAGCCCACCCCAGCATCTGCTCCTACATGGACATCTACCCAATTAGATCCTGTCTTTCAGGAGAGCAAAA CCATGATCATTAAACACCTGTGGCCCTCCACCACAGTGGAGCATGTTCTGAAGGCGCTGGATCCTTTTGCCTACCTTGATGAACGGAATGTCCGTTTAATGAAACGCAAACCAGGCGTGGGGACCAAATGTTTGTGCTTTGTAGACATGGACTCGCATCAG GAGGTGACCCGTCTTGTGGAAATCCTGCGGAACCTCTCGGTGCCTTTCATGATCAATGGCTCTCGGGTCCACGTGGAGATAGCCAGACCTTTGAAAAACCACAG TTTTAAGAAAGATTTTGAAAAAGCTACTGTGCCATCCAACTTGGGACACAATGATCCCAATAAGCAG GGTCAGCAGCCCCATCCCCTTGCCCAAGAGATATGGACCTCTACCACAGTGCAAG aaGACTCCACCATGCTTGAGACTCAGGTGCCGTCTGAGGCATTGTATGTTGGACAG CCTGTGAGCTACACCGGGACCCCAGCTCCTGAGCATCTGTCTTCAGAAGCAGTAGACGCCCACCTGCCCATACCAGCAGATCCTAACATCTGTGATACAACCACGACTGTAGCTCAGGACTCGGCTCTGCTGGCAGACGATGCTGCTACCTACCCCTGCA CTGTCCCAGATGTGTCTACATACCTGTATGACTCAACATCTGGTTTCTATTATGACCCCCAGACGACCCTTTACTATGACACCAGCTCCAGG TATTACTACAACGCACAGACACAGCAGTACCTTTACTGGGACAATGCTCGAAGGAACTACTTTCCAGTACCAAACTATACAGCCGAGGATCAGCCGCCTGCCTCCTCCAGCGTCGTCACAACAGTGCCGTCTGCTGAACAGAAAGAGGAAGAAACGACAGCTAAACCCgacaaaaaagagaaagaaaaagacgACAAGCCAAGGGGCCTCACCGCTCATAAG ATTGCAAAGGACATGGAGCGCTGGGCTAAGATCCAGAACCGACAGAAAGAGAGCATTCGTGTGGCCTCCCCGGTCCTGCAACTACGTGGGAGCAGCGAGGAAAAGAAAACCTCCAAGGCAGCTGACGCAGCCTTTGCCATCTTCGAGAAGAAG GGCTTAGCAGGGGAAGATCTTTTTAAGAAGCCCTTTGCCCCAACAAAAAAGGAGAAGGATGAAGTTGGCACAAAG CAGCAAGTAGGCTCCCTGGGGGTGCTGGTTGCAGAGTATGGAGGGGATAGCGATGAGGAAGAGGACAAGCAAGAGGAACCCAGGGAAGAGAGGAGCCAGCCTGTGGGAGTGGACAAGCTGACAGACTGGAAGAAGATGGCCTGCCTACTGTGCCGGAGGCAGTTCCCCAACAAGGATGCTCTCATCAGGCACCAGAAGCTCTCCGAGCTCCATAAG caaaaCATGGAGATCCACCAGAAGATTAAAAGATCGGAGAGGGAACTGGAGGCTCTCGAGAGGCAAGAAAGGGAG ATGAGCAGCAAAGGTGGGCCCAATACCCCTGAATCCAAACGGAGAAAGTATCAGAGTTCTGTGCCAAA GCATCCTGAGGCGGTAGAAAAGAGAAGCCGCATGGGCTTTAAAGAAGAACAGGACATGTTGGAGCCTGTTGAG AAAAAGAAGAAAGGGTCAGGCCGGGGAACTCCTGGTGAGCTGCAAATGACGGCCAGATCATACCGGGAAGCTGTGAGGAAAGCCATGTTCGCCCGCTACAAGGAACTGGAGTGA